From Calonectris borealis chromosome 7, bCalBor7.hap1.2, whole genome shotgun sequence, one genomic window encodes:
- the SAMD8 gene encoding sphingomyelin synthase-related protein 1, with the protein MMAGNNQLCIRRWTTKNVAKWLKEEGFCEYVDVLCNRHRLDGITLLTLTEYDLRSPPLEIKVLGDIKRLMLSIRKLQKQHIDVLEELGYNSDSHVGTACPSVGSLQGTDWFCNGEVPRDYDGPITDLNGDQYQYANGKNKHSTRRLDPEYWKTVLSCVYVFIVFGFTSFVMVIVHERVPDMQTYPPLPDIFLDSVPRIPWAFAMTEVCGVILCYIWLLVLLLHKHRSILLRRLCSLMGTVFLLRCITMFVTSLSVPGQHLQCTGKLYGNVWAKLQRAFAIWSGFGMTLTGVHTCGDYMFSGHTVVLTMLNFFVTEYTPRSWNFLHTLSWVLNLFGIFFILAAHEHYSIDVFIAFYITTRLFLYYHTLANTRAYQHSRRARIWFPMFSFFECNVNGTVPNEYCWPFSKPTILKRLIG; encoded by the exons ATGATGGCAGGCAATAACCAGCTTTGCATTCGACGTTGGACTACCAAGAACGTGGCCAAGTGGCTGAAGGAAGAAGGCTTCTGTGAATATGTGGATGTTTTGTGCAATAGACACAGGCTAGATGGAATTACGCTGCTGACACTTACTGAGTATGATTTACGATCCCCTCCTTTGGAAATCAAAGTCCTGGGGGATATCAAAAGGCTAATGTTGTCTATACGCAAACTACAGAAGCAACATATTGATGTCCTGGAAGAGCTGGGTTACAATAGTGACAGTCACGTTGGCACAGCGTGCCCAAGTGTTGGTTCACTGCAGGGTACAGATTGGTTTTGTAATGGTGAAGTACCTCGGGACTATGATGGACCAATTACTGACTTGAATGGTGATCAGTATCAAtatgcaaatggaaaaaacaaacactctACCCGAAGACTGGACCCAGAGTATTGGAAGACGGTTTTAAGTTGTGTGTATGTCTTCATAGTGTTTGGCTTTACATCATTTGTTATGGTTATAGTACATGAGCGAGTACCTGACATGCAAACATATCCACCTCTACCAGACATATTTCTAGATAG CGTCCCTAGGATACCATGGGCTTTTGCTATGACTGAAGTATGTGGCGTAATTCTTTGCTACATTTGGCTGTTGGTTCTTCTGCTTCACAAACACAG ATCCATACTTCTGCGAAGGCTGTGCAGCCTCATGGGGACAGTATTCTTATTACGTTGCATTACAATGTTTGTTACCTCACTCTCTGTGCCAGGCCAGCACTTGCAGTGTACTGGAAAG TTGTATGGCAATGTTTGGGCAAAACTCCAGCGGGCATTTGCAATATGGAGTGGCTTTGGAATGACTCTGACTGGAGTACATACATGTGGAGATTATATGTTCAGTGGCCACACTGTCGTCCTGACCATGCTCAACTTCTTTGTCACAGAAT ATACGCCAAGGAGCTGGAACTTCTTGCATACCTTATCCTGGGTCCTGAATCTCTTTGGAATCTTCTTCATTTTGGCTGCACATGAACATTATTCTATAGACGTCTTCATTGCCTTTTACATCACTACAAGACTCTTCTTGTATTACCATACATTGGCTAATACTAGAGCATATCAACATAGTAGGAGAGCAAGGATCTGgtttccaatgttttctttttttgaatgcAATGTTAATGGTACTGTTCCCAATGAGTATTGCTGGCCCTTTTCAAAACCTACTATACTGAAAAGATTGATTGGCTGA
- the DUSP13A gene encoding dual specificity protein phosphatase 13A encodes MSGAEARGLRGPEGAGACTGDVPSLKEIEQLLNTGRPSCNHVDEVWPNLFLGDLVTAHNRFVLWKMGVTHVLNAAHGTAYSHGGQDFYGATINYYGVPAHDLPSFDISQFFFSAAQFIHNALNTPGAKILVHCAVGVSRSASLVLADLMIKHHLPLVGAIKTVKEHRWISPNRGFLKHLQNLDVQLRQKKDC; translated from the exons ATGTCTGGGGCGGAGGCGCGGGGCCTCCGGGGACCCGAAGGTGCTGGGGCATGCACAGGGGATGTCCCCTCCCTTAAAGAAATTGAGCAGCTCCTGAACACCGGGCGGCCCTCTTGCAACCACGTTGATGAAGTATGGCCTAATCTCTTCTTGGGAGACCT AGTAACAGCTCACAACAGATTTGTTTTGTGGAAGATGGGTGTGACCCATGTTTTAAATGCTGCCCACGGCACAGCATACAGCCACGGAGGCCAGGACTTTTACGGAGCGACCATTAATTACTATGGTGTACCAGCCCACGACCTCCCAAGCTTTGATATAAGCcagttctttttctctgcagcacaATTTATCCACAATGCCTTGAACACGCCAGGAG ctaaAATTTTGGTACATTGTGCAGTTGGAGTAAGCAGGTCAGCTTCCCTAGTCCTAGCAGATCTCATGATAAAACACCACCTCCCATTGGTTGGAGCCATCAAAACAGTGAAGGAACATCGATGGATTTCACCCAATCGTGGCTTTCTGAAACACCTGCAAAATTTGGATGTTCAGCTACGCCAAAAGAAGGACTGCTGA